AAGCAGAAGGATTATCGACACGAGATGCATTGCTTGAAGCAGCAACAACACGTGTACGACCAATCTTAATGACTGCACTTGCTACAGTTGGGGCATTATTGCCATTATTGTTTGGAGGAGACGGCTCTGTACTTATTTCTAAGGCGCTTGCGGTAACAGTGATCGGTGGATTAACTTCTTCGACACTATTAACATTAATCGTTGTCCCTGTAGTTTATGAAATATTAATGAATATAAAACAGCGATTTACGAAAGACGAAAAAAGGATTGACCCATTTATACCAACGCATGATACTTCAACACGTGTGCATATTAAAGATAATAGATAAAATATTCTGAATACGGTTGACGTATCGTTTGAACTATACTATAGTGATATCACCAATTAAATATTTCTTATCCAGAGAAGTGGAGGGAACTGGCCCCGTGATACTTCAGCAACAGGCTTTAAGTACTGTGCTAAATCCAGCAAGCTTATGCTTGGTAGATAAGTGCCATATCGGCGTCATTGCTACTTAAGCAATGACGCTTTTTATTTGAAAAGGAGCGAATGTATGTGAGTTCTAAATTATTAAATTCAATACCAGAAAGTTATTTTGGTAAGACAATGGGTAGAAAGCTGGAATTCGGGGACAAACCATTGATTAATACAGCGGTCGGTATCCCGGATCAACCAGTAGATCGTACGGTGCTAAAAGCATTACAAGATGCCATTGTCAATCCTGATAACCATAGATACGGTGTATTCCGTGGTAAGGAGGCGTTAAAGAAAGAGATTCAGAAGTTTTATAAAGATGTCTATGAAGTTTCACTGGAAGATGATGAAATTTGTATTCTTTATGGGACGAAAAATGGTCTTGTTCATATTCCTACATGTGTCATTGAGCCAGGAGAAGGAGTATTACTCCCTAATCCCGGATATACCGATTACCTAGCAGGTGTAAAACTTGCACGAGGTGTACATTATGATTTGCCATTACACCCTGAAAATCATTACTTACCTGATTTTGATGCTATAGATAAATCACAACTTGATAATACAAAGCTGATTTATCTTAATTATCCGTCTAATCCAACTGGAGCAGTAGCGACTCAAGCATTTTTCAATGATACAATTCTGCGCTTTAAGAATACGAAAACAAAGATTATCCATGACTTTGCCTATGCAGCTTTTGGATTTAACGGTAAGAATCCAAGTATTCTTGCTTCGCCTCATGCGAAAGAGGTTGCGGTAGAAATATATTCTTTATCTAAAGGATTTAACATGTCAGGTGTACGTGTCGGATTTGCAGTTGGAAATAAAGAGATAGTGAGTGCTCTTAACTATTTTCAGGATCATACTCAAGTCGGAATGTGGGGTGTTGTGCAAGATGCAGCGAAAGCGGCGCTCGAGCTTGGAGAACCTTACCTCGAAACTCAAAATAATATATTTAAAGCAAGACGTGATAAAGTAACAGCATATTTAAAGCAGCATCAAATTCCATTTGAACCGATGGACGGCGGTATATTTTTATGGGTACAAGTGCCAGACGATTTTGACGGGGAAGCGTATACAGATTATTTGTTAAAGCAAGAATCAATATTAGTAACCCCAGGAATACCATTTGGATCACGTGGTAAGAATTATATTAGAATCTCCCTTGCAATTGATGATGTGTTGATAGATGAACTGCTTGAGCGGTTAAAAAATACAAAAGAATTATATAAAAAATGAGGAGGCTGGGACAGAAGTGTTCTGCCACAAGCAAGAACCGAACAAAACTAATAAATCGTTCTTTGATTTATAGTTTTTGTTCGGTTTTTGTCGTAGGGGCAACTTCTGTTCCGCCGTTTAAGCTGTTAAACAGAAGAGGGCTGAGACTTATGTCTCTAGCTCCTTGTTTTATAAGTATATCGCACAAAGTACAATTATCATTAGCGCCATAATGATAGAGAAGATATCTAGAATTAGCTTTGCTTTCTGGTCATTAAACTTAAATTTATAGTTAGAAATCTCTATATTAAAAAATAAACAAAGTGCAAGTAATGTAATCCAATATTTAATCGTTCCGAGATGCATCAGCACAATGAAGATAAAGACAACAAACACAGCACCGAGTATAATTCTTAAAAAGTCGAGAAGACGCATGTTGATCATGTAGATGCTTGTATAACTAATGATTAAATACATTAGTATGAGTAAAGTAATTAATATAATCATATAACTCTTCCTTTCTTAAAATAAATAAATAGTAATATTAAGCCAAATATTGAGGTCAGTGCACCGAAATAAAATGGCATATCTAAATTTCTGGAAAGCAGTGCAGTAAATAACAATGGACCAAGAATACGACCTAAACTATCCATACTGTAACTGATAGAAGTAAGCTTTCCCATTTTATTATTCGAAGTTTCTTTCGTCAATTGACTCGTCAGTAATGTTCTTACAAGTGCATTCCCAGACATAAGCAGCACAAGACAAAGACCTGCATAGAATAAATTCATAGAGAACGGTAATAAAATAAATGCGATGATCGTTATGATTTGCCCTGTAATAATAACTGGTTTTTCTTGACCGTGCTTCACTTTTCGTAAGTATCCACCTTGTAGTCCAGCATTGACGAGCCCGCCAATCATAAAGAGCATCCCCATTTGTGTTGCAGTAATATTAATCTTCTCGATTTCGAAGAGCTGGAATGAGCTTTCCATACCGCTCATTGTGAATGTTACGATAAATGTAGAGAAGAGTAGTAAATAAATTGCAGGTGTGAGCAATTTTGGATTTACTGTATTGTTTTCTGGGCTATCAGATAAATTCAATGTTTCTTTAATTGTGAATAGACAGAATAAAGCAATAACCGTTAATATTGCAGCAGTTGCGAAATATGGAATCTGATAACTGATACCAGATAGCAAACCTCCAACAGCAGGACCAAATATAAATCCGAGGCCGATCATCATACCCATCAAGCCCATGTATTTGTTACGTTCCTCGTGTGTAGTCATATCACTGACCATGCTCGTTGTAGTAGAGAAACATGCCCCTGAGAATAGTCCGCCAAGAATTCGAGAGGTGTAAAGCATAGATAAATTATCTATATATAGTCCGAATAATACAAAGCTTAATGTAAAACCGAATAGTCCGATAATCAATACTTTCTTACGTCCATATTTATCAGACAAATATCCCCACAACGGTGCGGCTATAAATGATACGATAGAATATGATGCGAGTAGTAAGCCCATATGAAATGCATTTAAATTTAAACTATGTACAAGAGCAGGTATTACGGGTATTACGATACTGAATCCAAAGTATATAAAGAACTGAATCATCATCAGTAATTTGAATTGTTGTTTCATAAATGTTCCTCCTTATATAGTACTATTGTAGCGAAAGTTAAGCTTAAATCATATCTCTTTATAATAAAAAAAGAGCACTTACAGCTGTGCTCTTACTTGGGCGATCTGTTGTTCAATTTCTACAAGCTTCTCTTCTAGGCGTGGTGAAGACTGACCAGTAGACTCTACTTTTTCTAGGTCATTTTGAATACGCATATATTCTTCTTTTAACTCTAATAGTTGCTGGTTAAGATCCATAATATCCTTCCTTTCGCTCATTCTATATATGAAATATACATTAAAATGATACTATAATAAAGAAACAAAGATTTGGAGGCATATAAATGGCAAAGAAAATTAAAACAAATGCATTAAGGAAACTTGATCAGCAAAAGATTCCATATGAAATATATACATATGAAGTGACAGATGAACTAGATGGCATTACTGTGGCAAATAAAATTGAAAAACCTTATGCACAAGTATTTAAAACATTAGTATTGCACGGGAAATTAAATCATTATGTTGCTGTTATTCCTGTTGCAGCAACACTAGACCTTAAATCAATGAGTAAAGTAGTCGGTGAGAAGAAACTTGAACTCTTGCCGGTAAAGGACCTTGAGAAATTAACGGGCTATATTCGTGGCGGTTGTTCACCTGTTGGAATGAAAAAGCTATTTCCGACGGTCATTGATAAGCGCGCAGAGCAGTTTGAAGAGATTATTGTAAGTGCAGGACAACGAGGAATACAGATGCAAGTGTCACTTCAATCATTGATCCAGCTTATTAATGCGAAAGTGAGCCCGATTACACATGAAGATTAAAGATAATTACTTAAAACTAAATATAAGAAATAAACGTACGATTGTCACGAGTGATGTACATGGAAGGCCGGACTTATTAGATAAGTTGTTGAAGAAGGTGAATTTCTCTCCCGAAGATATCTTAATTATTAATGGTGATATTATCGATAAGGGACCTGACAGTATCCAGATGATTTCATATGCAGAACGTTTGAAGGCCCAGGGCAATGTTTATATGACGTTAGGTAATTGTGATAAAATATTCGATGAACTGGAAGAAGCATTTCTATATGACTATATGGAGTATCGCTATACGATTGTTCATGAGATGCTTAAGCAACTTGGAAAGACTCGAGATGACTATTCATCACAACTTGAACTGGCAGAAGAGCTGAGAACAAAATTTGAGCATCTTCATAATGTG
Above is a window of Macrococcoides canis DNA encoding:
- a CDS encoding aminotransferase class I/II-fold pyridoxal phosphate-dependent enzyme, with product MYVSSKLLNSIPESYFGKTMGRKLEFGDKPLINTAVGIPDQPVDRTVLKALQDAIVNPDNHRYGVFRGKEALKKEIQKFYKDVYEVSLEDDEICILYGTKNGLVHIPTCVIEPGEGVLLPNPGYTDYLAGVKLARGVHYDLPLHPENHYLPDFDAIDKSQLDNTKLIYLNYPSNPTGAVATQAFFNDTILRFKNTKTKIIHDFAYAAFGFNGKNPSILASPHAKEVAVEIYSLSKGFNMSGVRVGFAVGNKEIVSALNYFQDHTQVGMWGVVQDAAKAALELGEPYLETQNNIFKARRDKVTAYLKQHQIPFEPMDGGIFLWVQVPDDFDGEAYTDYLLKQESILVTPGIPFGSRGKNYIRISLAIDDVLIDELLERLKNTKELYKK
- a CDS encoding MFS transporter; this encodes MKQQFKLLMMIQFFIYFGFSIVIPVIPALVHSLNLNAFHMGLLLASYSIVSFIAAPLWGYLSDKYGRKKVLIIGLFGFTLSFVLFGLYIDNLSMLYTSRILGGLFSGACFSTTTSMVSDMTTHEERNKYMGLMGMMIGLGFIFGPAVGGLLSGISYQIPYFATAAILTVIALFCLFTIKETLNLSDSPENNTVNPKLLTPAIYLLLFSTFIVTFTMSGMESSFQLFEIEKINITATQMGMLFMIGGLVNAGLQGGYLRKVKHGQEKPVIITGQIITIIAFILLPFSMNLFYAGLCLVLLMSGNALVRTLLTSQLTKETSNNKMGKLTSISYSMDSLGRILGPLLFTALLSRNLDMPFYFGALTSIFGLILLFIYFKKGRVI
- a CDS encoding SE1832 family protein; the encoded protein is MDLNQQLLELKEEYMRIQNDLEKVESTGQSSPRLEEKLVEIEQQIAQVRAQL
- the ybaK gene encoding Cys-tRNA(Pro) deacylase produces the protein MAKKIKTNALRKLDQQKIPYEIYTYEVTDELDGITVANKIEKPYAQVFKTLVLHGKLNHYVAVIPVAATLDLKSMSKVVGEKKLELLPVKDLEKLTGYIRGGCSPVGMKKLFPTVIDKRAEQFEEIIVSAGQRGIQMQVSLQSLIQLINAKVSPITHED